In Paenibacillus guangzhouensis, a single window of DNA contains:
- a CDS encoding MFS transporter, which translates to MQQWKVNLVVLWVGQFLVNAGMTMIIPFLSLYLQHDLGLSDPHQIGTWAGFIFAANFLTSFIFQPIWGKFADKYGRKMMLLRSGFGMAIVMVLMGFAQTPFQLLLLRLLNGTISGFNPAAISLAASSTPKQRMGFAMGMLQSGQVAGTILGPFIGGLLADTIGYRPIFYITGALIFAASFVATFLIKEKFNREEAAKKPDISVIAGFMQLTKYRPLMALFAVTFLLQFAMMGPMPLMPLYVQELHGTSVNLAFWAGFVSSITGISNMIASPLLGKLSDRIGSNGILFFCLIGASVTLIPQAFVGSVWQLILCRFILGMFMGGLLPSVNSLIRKYTPDGMESRAYSFNSSTLALGNMLGPIIAGALSGNIGIQGIFISSGILLLCNGLWVWMTLYRNTRVKGTT; encoded by the coding sequence ATGCAACAATGGAAAGTCAATCTTGTCGTTCTCTGGGTCGGTCAATTCCTCGTCAATGCCGGCATGACGATGATTATTCCCTTCTTGTCGCTCTACCTGCAGCATGATCTCGGTCTTTCTGACCCGCATCAAATCGGCACATGGGCCGGATTCATCTTCGCCGCGAATTTCTTGACATCATTCATATTCCAGCCGATCTGGGGCAAGTTCGCCGACAAATATGGACGGAAAATGATGCTGCTCCGCTCGGGGTTCGGCATGGCGATCGTCATGGTCCTCATGGGCTTCGCACAGACGCCATTCCAGCTCTTATTGCTGCGTCTATTGAACGGGACGATCTCCGGCTTCAACCCTGCAGCGATTTCGCTTGCCGCATCTTCTACCCCGAAGCAGCGTATGGGATTCGCCATGGGCATGCTGCAATCCGGACAAGTTGCCGGAACAATCTTAGGACCGTTCATTGGCGGCCTGCTCGCAGATACGATCGGCTACCGTCCCATTTTCTACATTACTGGCGCACTCATCTTTGCTGCTTCCTTCGTCGCTACCTTCTTAATTAAAGAGAAATTCAACCGTGAGGAGGCCGCGAAGAAGCCCGACATTTCGGTTATCGCCGGATTCATGCAGCTTACCAAATATCGTCCGCTTATGGCCTTATTCGCCGTGACCTTCTTGCTGCAATTCGCGATGATGGGGCCGATGCCGCTCATGCCACTATATGTCCAAGAGCTGCACGGTACGAGCGTTAATCTTGCCTTCTGGGCCGGATTCGTCAGCTCCATCACAGGGATATCCAATATGATCGCTTCCCCCTTGCTTGGCAAGCTAAGCGACCGCATCGGGTCCAATGGGATTCTGTTCTTCTGCTTAATCGGTGCATCCGTCACCCTGATCCCTCAGGCTTTCGTCGGCAGCGTCTGGCAGCTGATCTTATGTCGGTTCATCCTCGGGATGTTCATGGGCGGTCTATTGCCTTCCGTGAATTCACTCATCCGCAAATATACACCGGATGGCATGGAGAGCCGCGCCTACAGCTTTAACAGCAGCACGCTTGCGCTCGGAAACATGCTCGGTCCGATCATTGCCGGCGCATTATCCGGAAATATTGGCATACAAGGCATTTTCATTTCCTCCGGGATTCTGCTGCTCTGTAACGGGCTGTGGGTATGGATGACCTTATATCGCAACACTCGCGTGAAAGGCACTACATAA
- the map gene encoding type I methionyl aminopeptidase, which produces MITIKTKEQIANMKAAGEILAACHREIAKMIKPGVTTQEIDKFAEKFILEHGATPEQKGYNGYPYATCASVNDVICHGFPKPEALKDGDIVTIDMVVNLNGWLADSAWSYRVGNVSEQADQLLRVTEESLYKGIEKAVIGNRLGDIANAIQVHAESNNFSVVREFIGHGIGQVMHEEPQVLHYGPAGRGTRLKEGMVITIEPMLNTGDWRSKLDSDGWTARTKDGGLSAQYEHTIAITAEGPVILTAQ; this is translated from the coding sequence ATGATTACGATTAAGACAAAAGAACAAATTGCGAACATGAAAGCGGCAGGCGAAATTCTCGCTGCGTGCCATCGTGAGATCGCGAAGATGATCAAGCCTGGGGTTACGACACAGGAAATTGATAAATTTGCAGAGAAATTCATTCTTGAACATGGTGCAACGCCGGAGCAGAAGGGATACAACGGCTATCCTTATGCAACATGCGCTTCGGTAAATGACGTGATCTGCCATGGGTTCCCGAAACCGGAGGCGCTTAAAGACGGGGACATCGTGACGATCGATATGGTCGTGAACTTGAATGGCTGGTTAGCGGATTCTGCTTGGTCTTACCGCGTAGGGAACGTATCCGAGCAAGCCGATCAATTGCTTCGCGTGACGGAAGAGTCCTTGTATAAAGGGATTGAGAAGGCGGTCATTGGCAACCGTCTTGGCGATATTGCGAATGCGATCCAGGTGCATGCGGAGTCGAATAACTTCTCGGTCGTACGCGAATTTATCGGTCACGGCATTGGCCAAGTGATGCATGAAGAACCGCAAGTTCTTCATTACGGGCCTGCGGGCCGCGGTACACGGCTGAAGGAAGGCATGGTCATTACGATTGAGCCGATGCTCAATACGGGAGACTGGCGGAGCAAGCTGGATAGCGATGGATGGACGGCAAGAACGAAGGATGGCGGCTTGTCTGCCCAATACGAGCATACGATTGCGATTACGGCAGAGGGACCCGTTATCCTGACCGCACAATAA
- a CDS encoding O-methyltransferase: MSQSDEQYMDSLFAADEVLEQVMEGTRQAEMPEISIAPGYGRLLTILVKTARARRILEIGALGGYSGICLARGLDEEGKLISLELKPEFAEVAKRHVTEAGHGHQVEYRIGDAMESLKQLEAEGQRFDFFFIDADKGNYLNYLDYAITLANPGALIVGDNTLLRGRTTDPTRNGPAVQAVRQFNERIAQDPRLMSTMLPAYDGLAIAMVK, translated from the coding sequence ATGTCGCAATCGGATGAACAATATATGGATTCACTATTTGCTGCGGATGAGGTTTTAGAACAGGTCATGGAAGGAACAAGGCAGGCAGAGATGCCCGAAATATCGATCGCGCCGGGATACGGCAGGCTGCTTACGATTCTGGTGAAGACGGCGCGCGCACGGCGCATTTTGGAGATTGGAGCGCTTGGAGGATACAGCGGGATCTGTCTTGCTCGCGGCTTGGATGAGGAAGGGAAGCTGATCTCGCTGGAGCTGAAGCCCGAGTTTGCAGAGGTGGCGAAGCGGCATGTCACAGAAGCAGGACATGGACACCAGGTGGAGTATCGCATCGGCGATGCGATGGAGAGCCTGAAGCAGCTTGAAGCGGAAGGCCAGCGGTTTGATTTCTTCTTCATTGATGCCGATAAAGGGAACTATCTGAATTACCTTGATTATGCCATAACGCTTGCGAACCCCGGGGCGCTTATCGTTGGGGATAATACTTTGCTGCGCGGTAGAACGACAGATCCAACTCGGAATGGCCCAGCTGTTCAAGCCGTTAGACAGTTCAATGAACGAATTGCGCAAGATCCGCGACTCATGAGTACGATGCTGCCTGCCTATGATGGGCTTGCCATTGCCATGGTGAAGTAA
- a CDS encoding THUMP domain-containing class I SAM-dependent RNA methyltransferase produces the protein MSQYQLIATAPMGLEAVVARELRDLGYEDLMVENGRVTFRGDLIDICRTNLWLRTSDRVLIKMGEFKATTFDELFEGTKALSWPDWIPENGEFPVEGRSHKSQLSSVPACQGIVKKAVVDKMKMAYGTEWFQETGARYVIEVTLLNDIALLTLDTTGPALHKRGYRKLATEAPLKETMAAALVLLSRWNPNRPFYDPFCGSGTIPIEAAMIGWNIAPGLRRSFNSSGWPVIPADLWEQAREEAYDLVRDDIPLQIAGSDIDRAAVDIAYASAKAAGLGKEIKFHTLPVSKIDPQGEYGCIVTNPPYGERLGERDEAEKVMRDLGFVSKKLPTWSFFSICPNKQFEHYFGRPADKRRKLFNGRIECQFYQYLGPLPPRKPLA, from the coding sequence ATGAGTCAGTACCAGTTAATTGCGACAGCGCCTATGGGTCTTGAAGCTGTTGTCGCACGTGAATTAAGAGATTTAGGCTACGAAGATCTGATGGTCGAGAATGGCCGCGTGACCTTTCGCGGTGATTTGATTGATATCTGCCGGACGAACCTCTGGCTTCGGACAAGCGATCGCGTCTTGATCAAGATGGGAGAATTCAAAGCCACCACTTTCGATGAACTCTTCGAAGGTACGAAGGCACTGTCTTGGCCGGACTGGATTCCGGAGAACGGGGAATTCCCGGTGGAGGGACGTTCACATAAATCGCAGCTGAGCAGTGTACCTGCATGCCAGGGGATTGTGAAGAAAGCCGTCGTCGATAAAATGAAAATGGCCTACGGAACCGAATGGTTCCAAGAGACAGGCGCTCGATACGTCATTGAAGTAACCTTGCTTAATGACATTGCCCTGCTAACCTTAGACACAACAGGTCCTGCATTGCATAAACGCGGATATCGCAAGCTAGCGACTGAAGCGCCGCTCAAAGAGACGATGGCTGCAGCCCTCGTGCTGCTCAGCCGCTGGAATCCGAATCGACCATTCTATGATCCATTCTGCGGATCAGGTACGATTCCGATTGAAGCAGCCATGATCGGCTGGAATATTGCGCCAGGACTACGTCGATCCTTCAATTCAAGCGGCTGGCCGGTCATTCCCGCAGACCTCTGGGAGCAGGCTCGCGAAGAAGCCTATGATCTTGTCAGAGATGACATTCCACTGCAGATTGCAGGCTCGGATATCGATCGAGCAGCGGTCGATATCGCATACGCTTCAGCCAAAGCAGCAGGGCTCGGCAAAGAAATTAAGTTCCATACCTTGCCCGTCTCCAAGATCGATCCACAAGGGGAGTACGGCTGTATCGTAACGAATCCGCCTTATGGCGAACGGCTCGGGGAGCGCGATGAAGCCGAGAAAGTTATGCGCGATCTTGGCTTTGTATCGAAGAAGCTCCCGACGTGGTCCTTCTTCTCCATTTGCCCGAACAAGCAGTTCGAGCACTACTTCGGCCGTCC